In Leuconostocaceae bacterium ESL0723, the following proteins share a genomic window:
- a CDS encoding DNA translocase FtsK — protein sequence MAAPKHQKRSKKTPKTTSGSSTWTGTLTLIASLLAGIFGAFKIGILGIYIANCLRLFFGDLYQLVLIPALLYGLYYLVMRKPLALSRRIWSAIALLLTASFTLSSLAFFTQADFQEPGFFNQIFRIIGQDFTNQAANTPVGGGLLGTALYDLFFHLITNVGTYILIVVLYAAGLVLLFKIPARDLAQKGVQRSVQGARTQVGKLQEQRQSRRNRQPILAPKDHKKNVMDYGDDPLGIHQHPDATTVSEAAAPDASQELTSAISDSPIAEPAAEPEIKWQGPVGNTGTKTAEQTAVATAPEPEMDFSSDDNQDYQLPSTDLLTEMAPTDQTAEYQSLTEKSRLVHDTLQSFGVEAEVTSVSLGPTVTQYELRPGQGVKVNRIANLADDLALALAAKSIRIEAPIPGKPYVGIEVPNDTQAVVGFRDMMEQAPKDNAHLLKVPIGRDVTGNIVMADLAAMPHLLIAGSTGSGKSVGLNSIIVSILLKAKPDEVKLMMVDPKVVELSMYNGIPHLLTPVVSDPRKASKSLQKLVDEMEHRYQLLAETGKRNIGEYNAAVDEHNRHLKENDGVVMHKLPYIVAIVDEFADLMSTVGSEIEVSIARLGAKARAAGIHMILATQRPDVKVINGTIKSNIPGRIAFRTASGVDSRTILDTNGAEKLLGRGDMIFAPPGKPHQRVQGAFISNQDVTNIVDFVKNQQTAEYSEAMTVTDAEIEQDEHGEGGQSDDELFQEALDFVIQQQKASTSLLQRRFRIGYNRAARLIDDLEAAGYVGPADGARPRHVNVTDGSSGTES from the coding sequence TTGGCAGCACCTAAGCATCAAAAACGATCTAAAAAGACCCCGAAAACTACTTCAGGTTCTAGCACCTGGACGGGTACTTTAACCCTAATTGCTAGTCTTTTGGCTGGCATTTTTGGCGCCTTTAAAATTGGTATCCTCGGGATTTATATTGCTAACTGCCTCCGTCTGTTTTTTGGTGATCTCTACCAGCTGGTTCTGATTCCAGCCTTACTTTATGGACTTTACTACCTTGTGATGAGAAAGCCACTGGCACTGAGCAGGCGGATTTGGAGTGCTATCGCCCTCTTGCTAACGGCCTCTTTCACCCTGTCTTCCTTAGCCTTTTTTACACAGGCCGACTTCCAAGAGCCCGGTTTCTTTAACCAAATTTTTCGGATTATTGGACAGGATTTTACCAACCAAGCGGCCAATACGCCAGTCGGTGGCGGCCTTTTGGGTACCGCCCTCTATGACCTCTTTTTCCACCTGATTACCAATGTTGGCACCTATATCTTAATTGTGGTGCTCTACGCGGCTGGGCTGGTCCTGCTCTTTAAAATTCCGGCCCGCGACTTGGCCCAGAAGGGCGTGCAACGCAGTGTCCAAGGTGCGCGAACTCAGGTTGGTAAGCTCCAAGAGCAGCGCCAATCCCGGCGTAATCGCCAGCCAATCTTAGCACCTAAGGACCATAAGAAAAACGTGATGGACTACGGTGATGACCCCTTGGGCATCCACCAGCATCCAGATGCTACTACTGTTTCAGAGGCAGCAGCGCCGGATGCTAGTCAGGAATTAACCAGTGCAATTTCAGATTCACCGATTGCCGAGCCCGCTGCTGAACCAGAGATTAAGTGGCAGGGACCGGTTGGTAACACTGGCACTAAGACAGCTGAGCAGACAGCTGTTGCCACAGCGCCGGAACCAGAAATGGACTTTTCCAGCGATGATAATCAGGATTACCAGCTGCCAAGTACGGACCTGCTAACCGAGATGGCGCCTACGGACCAAACGGCCGAGTACCAGTCTTTGACGGAAAAGTCACGGCTGGTTCATGACACCCTCCAAAGTTTTGGGGTCGAGGCCGAGGTCACCAGCGTCTCGCTAGGACCCACGGTTACCCAGTATGAACTGCGGCCTGGGCAGGGGGTTAAGGTTAATCGGATTGCCAATTTGGCTGATGACCTGGCCCTGGCTCTAGCGGCCAAGTCGATTCGAATTGAGGCGCCGATTCCTGGAAAGCCTTACGTTGGGATTGAAGTGCCCAATGACACCCAGGCGGTGGTTGGTTTCCGGGATATGATGGAACAAGCACCCAAAGATAATGCCCATCTGTTAAAGGTGCCAATTGGCCGGGATGTGACCGGTAACATTGTCATGGCGGACCTGGCGGCCATGCCCCACCTTTTGATTGCCGGTTCAACTGGTTCTGGAAAGTCAGTCGGCTTAAACAGTATTATTGTTTCCATCCTTTTGAAGGCTAAACCGGATGAAGTCAAGTTGATGATGGTTGACCCAAAGGTGGTCGAATTATCAATGTATAACGGCATCCCACACCTGCTAACGCCAGTGGTTTCGGATCCGCGTAAGGCTTCAAAGTCCCTCCAAAAGCTGGTGGATGAAATGGAACACCGGTACCAGCTGCTAGCCGAAACCGGCAAGCGTAACATCGGTGAGTATAATGCCGCCGTGGATGAACATAACCGCCACTTAAAGGAAAATGACGGTGTGGTCATGCACAAGTTGCCTTATATCGTGGCCATTGTCGATGAGTTCGCCGACTTGATGAGTACGGTTGGAAGCGAGATTGAAGTTTCGATTGCCCGCCTGGGGGCCAAAGCCCGGGCGGCCGGCATTCACATGATTTTGGCTACCCAGCGACCCGACGTAAAGGTGATTAACGGGACCATTAAGAGTAACATTCCTGGTCGGATTGCCTTTCGAACCGCGTCTGGGGTGGATTCGCGGACGATTCTGGATACCAACGGGGCTGAGAAGCTTCTGGGTCGGGGGGATATGATTTTTGCCCCACCTGGTAAACCACACCAGCGGGTACAGGGGGCCTTTATCAGTAACCAGGACGTGACGAACATCGTGGACTTCGTGAAAAACCAGCAGACCGCTGAGTACTCCGAAGCCATGACGGTCACTGATGCTGAAATTGAGCAAGACGAGCATGGTGAGGGTGGTCAAAGTGACGACGAACTCTTCCAAGAAGCCCTGGACTTTGTGATTCAGCAGCAAAAGGCTTCGACATCGCTCCTGCAGCGGCGCTTCCGGATTGGTTATAACCGGGCGGCCCGCTTGATTGATGATTTGGAAGCTGCCGGCTATGTCGGCCCCGCTGATGGCGCGCGGCCACGGCACGTTAACGTTACTGATGGTAGCAGTGGTACCGAATCTTAA
- the ade gene encoding adenine deaminase yields MQTVDLHIENAQILDVFNQVFELGELWVDQGQIVSQESEPDWQAQTTIDAQGQYLVPGLIDAHVHIESSLLNPLEFGRLLLKNGVTTVFADPHEIASVAGLAGLEYMFKAAEQSPLNIYYMLPSSVPATDFERTGARLAAKDLQPLYQNPNVAGLAEVMDYPALQNPNSDLVQKIKDAQAAGKHVDGHLAGLDKKGLATYRNYQIETDHEASSAAEAKDRIHAGLRVFIREGTVERDEINLLPALNAANQGRLSFATDDKTASDLLHEGSINYNVALAIKAGVPAAQAYTLASFNAAQAHHLDQVGALAPGYQADFVFLDDLNQAQVQQVWVAGQAVSFQSQPGPAFENPPINFELNLADFNLPLKTDQKSHIIEIMPSHITTRHQQVQLKTVDGNFVPDANYAKILVAERYHNLGHGIGVIAGLKMRAGAIASTIAHDSHNLIVAGVNDQDMLMAANYLKEIGGGQVLVNQGQITALPLTIGGLMSTQTYETVVTQHQQLLQAYRAISDLDFDPFLTLSFMALPVIPSLKITDQGLFDFDHFQFINIQD; encoded by the coding sequence GTGCAAACCGTGGACTTACATATTGAAAATGCTCAAATTTTAGATGTCTTTAACCAGGTTTTCGAACTAGGGGAACTGTGGGTTGATCAGGGTCAGATTGTGTCCCAGGAAAGTGAACCCGACTGGCAGGCCCAAACCACCATCGATGCCCAGGGACAATACCTGGTACCCGGTCTAATTGACGCCCATGTCCATATCGAAAGTTCCCTGCTTAATCCCTTAGAATTCGGCCGTCTCCTATTAAAAAACGGGGTCACCACAGTCTTTGCCGACCCCCACGAAATTGCTAGTGTTGCGGGATTGGCCGGCCTCGAATATATGTTTAAGGCCGCTGAACAATCACCACTTAATATCTACTACATGCTCCCCTCTTCAGTGCCGGCCACTGATTTTGAACGGACCGGCGCGCGTTTGGCAGCCAAGGACCTGCAGCCCCTTTACCAAAATCCAAATGTAGCCGGCCTGGCGGAAGTGATGGACTATCCGGCCCTCCAAAATCCTAACAGCGACCTGGTCCAAAAGATCAAGGACGCTCAAGCAGCTGGTAAACACGTCGACGGCCACCTAGCGGGCCTGGATAAAAAAGGATTAGCAACCTACCGCAACTACCAGATTGAAACCGACCACGAAGCTAGTTCGGCCGCTGAGGCTAAAGACCGTATCCACGCTGGTTTGCGGGTCTTTATTCGGGAAGGTACGGTTGAACGCGACGAAATCAACCTCCTCCCAGCCCTGAATGCTGCTAACCAGGGTCGCCTGAGTTTTGCTACTGACGATAAGACTGCTTCTGACCTCCTTCACGAAGGTAGCATTAACTATAATGTTGCCTTAGCAATCAAAGCGGGTGTTCCAGCTGCCCAGGCCTATACCTTGGCCAGTTTTAATGCGGCCCAGGCCCATCACCTAGATCAGGTCGGGGCCCTGGCGCCGGGCTACCAGGCCGATTTTGTCTTCTTGGACGACTTAAATCAGGCCCAAGTTCAGCAAGTGTGGGTGGCCGGCCAGGCCGTTTCTTTTCAAAGCCAGCCGGGGCCAGCCTTTGAGAACCCACCAATTAACTTTGAACTCAATTTAGCCGATTTCAATCTTCCCTTAAAAACTGACCAAAAGAGCCACATAATTGAAATCATGCCCAGCCACATCACCACCCGCCATCAGCAAGTTCAGTTAAAAACCGTTGATGGCAACTTTGTGCCAGACGCTAACTACGCCAAAATCCTAGTTGCCGAACGCTACCACAACCTAGGCCATGGCATAGGCGTGATTGCAGGGCTGAAAATGCGGGCTGGTGCGATTGCCTCAACCATCGCCCATGACTCCCACAACCTCATTGTGGCCGGTGTTAATGACCAGGACATGCTGATGGCAGCCAACTATCTCAAGGAAATTGGCGGTGGCCAGGTCCTAGTCAACCAGGGTCAGATTACCGCCCTACCCCTCACAATTGGTGGCCTAATGAGCACCCAAACCTATGAAACCGTGGTTACCCAGCACCAGCAGCTCTTGCAGGCCTACCGCGCCATCAGCGACCTGGACTTTGACCCCTTCTTAACCCTGTCCTTCATGGCTCTGCCGGTCATCCCCAGTCTAAAAATCACCGACCAGGGACTGTTTGACTTTGACCACTTTCAGTTCATTAATATTCAGGATTAA
- the glmS gene encoding glutamine--fructose-6-phosphate transaminase (isomerizing): MCGIVGITGVDDALPYLLRGLEKLEYRGYDSAGVYVSDGFNGGYLVKEKGRVSALVKKAEAAHVHGTAGIAHTRWATHGGVSVANAHPQQSADGRFYLVHNGVIENYQELKDRYLSGVTFHSQTDTEVAVQLVDKFAKEDGLSAFDAFRKMISLLDGNSAYGFLLMDRENPDTLLAAKKKSPLLIGVSDHGNVVTSDAAAMLDVTQDFIELHDGDVAVVKPKQVEIFDAQGQSVEREPFHLDIDPTETDKGAYPYYMLKEIDEQAVVARKISQYYFDDDGRVQNISCAILDAIKAADRIYIVAAGTSFHAGLVGQRYFEKWAKIPTEVHVSSEFAYDQPMLSEHPFFIFLSQSGETADSREVLDNIKRQGYPTLTIANVVNSTLTREADFALPLLAGPEIAVASTKAYTAQVIVQAILAYSFADTDFNLKQELAKVAVEVSAITDEKETFKEIADTVLHNQRSAFYIGRGLDAAVALEAALKLKEISYVQTEGFAAGELKHGTISLIEEGTPVFALLTQSKTAGLLRGEVAQVAARGANTVIISSENLARPGDAYVLPEVDELLMPLLAVIPAQLIAYYATLDRGLDVDRPRNLAKSVTVQ; encoded by the coding sequence ATGTGCGGCATTGTTGGTATTACGGGCGTGGATGATGCGCTCCCATATTTGTTAAGGGGACTAGAAAAGTTAGAGTACCGTGGCTATGATTCAGCCGGGGTTTATGTCAGTGACGGTTTCAACGGTGGCTACCTGGTCAAGGAAAAGGGCCGGGTGAGTGCCCTGGTGAAGAAGGCTGAAGCAGCCCACGTTCATGGCACCGCTGGCATCGCCCACACCCGCTGGGCTACCCATGGTGGCGTTTCGGTGGCTAATGCCCACCCCCAGCAGTCAGCTGATGGCCGCTTTTACTTGGTCCACAACGGCGTCATTGAAAACTACCAAGAGTTAAAGGACCGCTACCTAAGTGGGGTAACCTTCCACTCCCAGACTGATACGGAAGTTGCCGTGCAGTTGGTTGATAAGTTTGCCAAGGAAGACGGCCTCTCAGCCTTTGACGCCTTCCGCAAGATGATTTCTCTTCTGGATGGTAATTCGGCTTATGGTTTCTTGCTGATGGACCGGGAAAATCCTGACACCCTGCTGGCGGCTAAGAAGAAGAGTCCTTTGCTGATTGGCGTTTCTGACCATGGCAACGTGGTGACCTCGGATGCCGCAGCCATGCTGGACGTCACCCAGGACTTTATTGAGTTACACGATGGTGATGTGGCCGTGGTTAAGCCTAAGCAGGTGGAAATCTTTGATGCTCAGGGTCAGTCGGTTGAGCGCGAACCCTTCCACTTAGACATTGATCCAACTGAAACCGATAAGGGCGCTTACCCATACTACATGCTTAAGGAAATTGATGAGCAGGCAGTCGTGGCCCGTAAGATTTCCCAGTATTATTTCGACGATGATGGTCGGGTACAAAACATTTCTTGCGCTATTTTGGATGCCATTAAGGCGGCCGACCGGATTTACATCGTGGCCGCTGGGACTTCTTTCCACGCTGGTCTGGTTGGGCAACGTTACTTTGAAAAGTGGGCTAAGATTCCAACCGAGGTTCATGTTTCCTCAGAATTTGCCTATGACCAGCCCATGTTAAGTGAACACCCATTCTTTATCTTCCTGAGTCAGTCTGGTGAAACGGCCGATTCTCGAGAGGTGCTCGATAACATTAAGCGGCAAGGTTATCCGACGCTGACGATTGCCAACGTAGTGAATTCAACCCTGACCCGGGAGGCCGATTTCGCCCTGCCATTGCTGGCTGGTCCTGAAATCGCGGTGGCTTCAACCAAGGCCTACACGGCCCAGGTAATTGTCCAGGCAATTTTGGCTTATTCCTTTGCTGATACGGACTTCAACTTGAAGCAGGAGTTGGCCAAGGTAGCTGTTGAGGTTTCAGCCATCACCGATGAGAAGGAAACCTTCAAGGAGATTGCCGACACGGTCTTGCATAACCAGCGTTCGGCCTTCTACATTGGCCGGGGACTGGATGCTGCCGTGGCCTTAGAAGCCGCCCTGAAGCTAAAGGAAATTTCCTACGTTCAGACCGAAGGCTTTGCGGCCGGCGAATTAAAGCATGGTACGATTTCCTTGATTGAAGAGGGGACGCCAGTCTTTGCCCTGCTAACCCAGTCCAAAACGGCGGGCCTGCTACGTGGTGAGGTTGCCCAGGTGGCGGCCCGCGGCGCTAACACCGTGATTATTTCTTCTGAAAATTTGGCTCGGCCAGGGGATGCCTACGTCCTGCCAGAGGTCGATGAACTTTTGATGCCACTCTTGGCTGTTATCCCAGCCCAGTTAATTGCATATTATGCCACGCTCGACCGGGGCTTAGACGTTGATCGTCCCCGGAATTTGGCGAAGAGTGTTACCGTTCAGTAG
- a CDS encoding isoprenyl transferase, translating into MAFFNKRENSGKNSATLKIPDHLAIIMDGNGRWAKKRLLPRSAGHKAGMDNVKAITQAASDLGVKVLTLYAFSTENWRRPDNEVSFLMKLPVIFFNDFVPDLVAQNVRVTTMGDLSQLPDATQAAIADAVEKTADNTGMFLNFAINYGGQAEIVQAAKQIATAIVKGELSPADVDQETFEAHLDTAPLGQWASPDLMIRTSGELRLSNFLPYQAAYCELYFTDTLWPDFDQAALLVAIKDYTSRDRRYGGL; encoded by the coding sequence TTGGCTTTTTTTAATAAGCGGGAGAATTCAGGCAAGAATAGTGCCACCCTTAAAATTCCTGACCACTTAGCCATTATCATGGATGGTAATGGTCGCTGGGCTAAAAAACGCCTGTTACCACGATCAGCCGGGCACAAGGCTGGCATGGATAATGTAAAAGCCATCACCCAGGCGGCCAGTGACTTAGGGGTCAAGGTCTTGACCCTTTACGCCTTTTCCACGGAAAATTGGCGCCGACCAGATAACGAGGTCAGTTTCTTGATGAAGCTGCCGGTCATTTTTTTTAATGACTTCGTACCAGACTTAGTGGCGCAAAACGTGCGCGTGACCACGATGGGCGATCTCAGTCAGCTACCGGATGCTACCCAAGCTGCCATTGCTGACGCAGTTGAGAAGACTGCCGACAATACTGGCATGTTTTTGAACTTTGCCATTAACTACGGTGGCCAGGCGGAAATTGTCCAAGCCGCAAAGCAAATCGCCACAGCGATTGTCAAGGGCGAGTTGAGTCCTGCTGATGTAGACCAGGAAACCTTTGAAGCCCACCTGGACACCGCTCCCCTGGGGCAGTGGGCTAGTCCGGATCTAATGATCAGGACTTCTGGTGAACTCCGTCTCAGTAATTTTTTGCCTTATCAAGCTGCCTATTGTGAACTCTATTTTACTGATACCCTCTGGCCTGACTTCGATCAGGCGGCCCTCTTAGTGGCCATCAAAGACTATACTAGCCGTGACCGTCGCTATGGCGGTCTCTAA
- a CDS encoding phosphatidate cytidylyltransferase, with protein sequence MKTRIITAVVALAIFIPLLIIGHWPLLILTLILGVVAMSEILRMSTHSFMISPEALISFAGVIAIILPRDIWQNLHLPFYVNSANIFYALTFLLLLRTIYSRRQFNYDDAGILVISIVYIGTGFHYFYAAAAHSLATVFFGLLIVWITDSGAYLVGRKIGKNKLAPKISPNKTWEGSVGGTLVAVLVVPAIYALNGWSHYSYWTLLVVALILSIGGQFGDLIESAFKRYFKVKDSGTILPGHGGILDRFDSMLVVMPLMSILGML encoded by the coding sequence ATGAAAACTCGTATTATCACCGCGGTGGTGGCCTTAGCAATCTTTATCCCACTACTGATTATTGGCCACTGGCCACTGTTAATCTTGACCCTGATTTTGGGCGTGGTGGCGATGAGCGAAATTTTACGCATGTCGACCCACAGCTTCATGATTTCACCGGAGGCACTGATTTCTTTTGCCGGGGTCATTGCCATTATTTTGCCCCGCGACATTTGGCAAAATTTGCATTTACCTTTTTACGTGAACTCGGCCAATATTTTTTACGCGCTAACCTTTTTGCTCCTGCTGCGAACGATTTATAGTCGCCGGCAGTTTAACTATGATGATGCCGGGATTTTGGTCATTTCGATTGTTTATATTGGAACCGGCTTTCACTACTTTTACGCGGCCGCTGCCCACAGCCTGGCCACGGTGTTCTTTGGTCTCCTGATTGTTTGGATTACTGATTCAGGAGCCTACCTGGTCGGCCGTAAGATTGGTAAAAACAAACTGGCGCCTAAAATCAGTCCTAATAAAACCTGGGAAGGTTCAGTTGGGGGAACTTTGGTTGCCGTCCTAGTGGTGCCAGCCATTTATGCTTTGAACGGTTGGTCTCACTACTCTTACTGGACGTTACTGGTGGTCGCCTTAATCCTGTCTATCGGTGGTCAGTTCGGTGACCTGATTGAATCGGCCTTTAAGCGCTACTTTAAGGTGAAGGATTCAGGAACAATTTTACCTGGTCATGGTGGAATTTTGGACCGTTTCGATTCGATGTTAGTAGTAATGCCCCTAATGTCCATTCTGGGAATGCTATAA
- the rseP gene encoding RIP metalloprotease RseP, which yields MTITAIIAFIFVFGVLVAVHEFGHFIVAKKTGVLVREFAIGMGPKLLSWYRNHTAYTIRILPVGGYVRMAGMDDDPDLEAGQRLLLKFNDQGQVIQMDTRVDENVGGLPFQVDQFDLTDALTLTGYQNDSQEAETLKVNHDATIIDTNGVETQIAPRDTWVQSAKIRSRILINFAGPLMNFVLAFVVFTSWAFMQPSIPSAEPVIGTVAAGSAAQQAGLQVNDRVKSVNGHTVKTFFDFSDDVSASRGRPVKIVVSRHNQEKTYIVTPVVNKAGNQQQIGVTGKNYTDFGSRLAYGISVTGGSIFQVSDKLLHLFDGGFSLNKLGGPVMIARDTSEASKYGFLSVLFLTATLSINLGIINLLPIPPLDGGKLVLNFTEGVIRRPLPQVVENSIAIAGAVFVMGLMVAVTINDILR from the coding sequence ATGACCATAACTGCGATAATCGCCTTTATATTTGTTTTCGGCGTCTTGGTCGCTGTTCATGAATTTGGCCACTTCATTGTGGCGAAAAAAACTGGGGTCTTAGTCCGCGAATTTGCGATTGGCATGGGCCCTAAGTTACTGAGTTGGTACCGCAACCACACCGCTTACACGATTCGGATTTTGCCGGTCGGTGGCTACGTACGGATGGCTGGTATGGACGATGATCCCGACTTAGAGGCCGGTCAGCGCCTGCTTTTAAAGTTTAATGATCAAGGCCAGGTCATCCAGATGGATACCCGGGTTGACGAAAATGTTGGTGGCCTGCCTTTCCAGGTTGATCAGTTTGATTTGACCGATGCCCTGACCTTAACTGGCTACCAAAACGATAGCCAGGAGGCTGAAACTTTAAAGGTCAATCATGACGCAACAATTATCGATACTAATGGCGTTGAAACCCAGATTGCACCCCGGGACACCTGGGTCCAGTCTGCTAAAATTCGCAGTCGGATTTTGATTAACTTTGCTGGTCCGCTGATGAATTTTGTCTTGGCCTTTGTCGTTTTCACTTCCTGGGCTTTTATGCAGCCAAGTATTCCCTCTGCTGAGCCAGTAATTGGAACGGTGGCGGCCGGGTCAGCTGCCCAGCAGGCCGGCCTTCAGGTTAATGACCGGGTTAAATCAGTTAACGGCCATACTGTTAAAACTTTTTTCGACTTTTCTGATGATGTTAGTGCTAGCCGCGGTCGTCCGGTTAAAATTGTGGTCAGTCGTCATAACCAAGAAAAGACCTATATCGTCACCCCGGTCGTAAACAAAGCCGGTAATCAGCAGCAAATCGGGGTTACAGGTAAGAACTACACCGACTTTGGTTCACGCCTCGCATATGGGATTAGCGTCACTGGCGGCAGCATTTTCCAGGTAAGTGATAAGCTCTTGCACCTCTTTGATGGTGGCTTTAGCCTCAATAAACTGGGCGGCCCGGTTATGATTGCCCGAGACACCTCGGAAGCTAGCAAGTATGGTTTCTTGTCCGTGTTGTTTCTAACCGCTACATTGTCGATTAACCTCGGTATCATTAATCTTCTGCCAATTCCACCCCTGGATGGTGGTAAGTTGGTGCTAAACTTTACCGAAGGGGTTATCCGGCGGCCCCTGCCACAGGTGGTGGAGAATTCGATTGCCATTGCCGGCGCCGTCTTTGTGATGGGCCTGATGGTGGCCGTTACTATCAATGACATATTGCGTTAA
- a CDS encoding proline--tRNA ligase, with translation MKQSKLFMPTMREVPADADVKSHQLLLKAGYIRPVAAGMFSYLPLAQRVLNKIEAIIREELNAIDANEMSVPEILPAELWQRSGRYETYGPDLYKFKNRQQRDFILGPTHEETFTQLMADEIKSYKKLPLLVYQIQTKFRDENRPRFGLLRTREFIMEDGYSFSADQAGLDQAFHQMENAYVNIFNRIGLDYRIIVGDAGAMGGSDSKEFSAPAAAGEDTIVYSDATDYAANLEMAKDFYERHPGDEEEADLKLIDTPGVKTIEALAEHLDLPANQLVKTIMMKTDDDQVLAVVTTGDFEVNPVKVQNFVGANSVDMMDEAAVKDLMGVGFGSIGPVDLPDNVRLLVDERAADLQNFTAGANHDGQHYQNVNWDRDTSLDQEDVSDFRLAREGDQAVDQKGQLKFTKGIEIGHIFKLGTRYSKVLGAQVLDENGRQTDMVMGSYGIGVSRLLSALAEQNGDEDGLVWPASVAPFDVHIVPINLKDEDQAKITATLDEALTSQGLDVLVDDRKERAGVKFADADLIGVPIRVTVGKKAAEEVVEVKVRASHTNFEMRVSEIVDSVSVLLAGEKD, from the coding sequence ATGAAACAGTCAAAGCTATTCATGCCGACGATGAGGGAAGTGCCGGCCGATGCCGATGTTAAAAGCCACCAATTACTCTTGAAGGCTGGCTACATCCGGCCCGTGGCAGCGGGGATGTTTTCCTACCTTCCTTTGGCTCAGCGGGTGCTTAATAAGATTGAGGCAATTATCCGGGAAGAGCTAAATGCCATTGATGCCAATGAAATGTCAGTACCAGAGATTTTACCGGCTGAACTTTGGCAGCGGTCTGGTCGTTATGAGACCTATGGGCCAGATTTGTACAAGTTTAAAAACCGGCAGCAGCGGGACTTTATCTTGGGTCCAACCCACGAAGAGACCTTCACCCAGCTGATGGCTGATGAAATCAAGTCCTACAAGAAGCTGCCCCTGTTGGTTTACCAAATTCAAACCAAGTTCCGGGATGAGAACCGTCCCCGCTTTGGTCTTTTGCGGACCCGTGAATTCATCATGGAGGATGGCTACTCCTTTAGTGCGGATCAGGCTGGTCTGGACCAAGCCTTCCACCAGATGGAAAATGCTTACGTGAACATTTTCAATCGGATTGGCTTGGATTACCGGATTATTGTTGGTGATGCTGGTGCAATGGGCGGCTCTGATTCTAAGGAATTCTCAGCGCCTGCAGCAGCGGGAGAGGATACCATTGTCTACTCCGACGCGACTGACTATGCAGCTAACCTGGAAATGGCCAAGGACTTTTATGAGCGCCATCCTGGCGATGAAGAAGAGGCTGACCTTAAGTTAATTGACACACCTGGGGTTAAGACGATTGAAGCCCTGGCTGAACATTTGGACCTGCCAGCCAATCAGCTGGTTAAGACCATCATGATGAAGACCGATGATGACCAGGTCTTAGCAGTTGTGACGACTGGGGATTTTGAAGTTAACCCGGTTAAGGTTCAGAACTTTGTTGGGGCTAACAGCGTTGACATGATGGACGAAGCGGCGGTCAAGGATTTGATGGGTGTTGGCTTTGGTTCAATCGGACCAGTCGACCTGCCAGATAATGTCCGTCTCTTAGTTGATGAGCGGGCTGCTGACCTGCAGAACTTTACTGCCGGGGCCAACCATGACGGTCAACATTACCAAAATGTTAACTGGGACCGCGATACCAGTTTAGATCAAGAAGACGTTAGCGACTTCCGCCTGGCCCGTGAAGGTGATCAGGCCGTCGACCAAAAGGGTCAGCTCAAGTTCACCAAGGGGATTGAGATTGGCCATATTTTCAAGCTTGGTACCCGTTATTCTAAGGTCCTAGGTGCCCAAGTTCTTGATGAAAATGGTCGTCAAACTGATATGGTCATGGGTTCTTATGGGATTGGTGTTTCCCGTCTGCTCAGTGCCTTAGCCGAGCAGAACGGGGACGAGGATGGCCTGGTTTGGCCAGCTAGTGTGGCGCCGTTTGACGTGCACATTGTGCCGATTAACCTGAAAGATGAGGACCAGGCTAAGATTACGGCTACCCTGGATGAAGCTTTGACCAGCCAGGGCTTGGATGTCTTGGTTGATGACCGGAAGGAACGAGCTGGCGTCAAATTCGCCGATGCAGACTTGATTGGTGTACCAATTCGGGTCACGGTTGGTAAGAAGGCCGCCGAAGAGGTCGTGGAAGTGAAAGTCCGCGCCAGCCATACTAACTTTGAAATGCGGGTCAGTGAGATTGTTGACTCAGTCAGCGTTTTGCTAGCCGGCGAAAAAGATTAA